In Xanthomonas fragariae, the genomic window TGAGCCGTTCGTAGGAGCGTGCCTGCGCGCGATGAAGCTTTACCGATAAAGCCACGTCGCGCGCAGGAACACTCCTACGCGGGTTTCCTGCAGCCGCAACGGCTGCATGTCGCGCGCATCCCTCAGCGACGCGTTGTGTGCGCTGCGGTCTTGCTGGCCGACTTCTTCACCGCGCTTTTGTCGGCCGCAGCTTTGCCGACGGTTTTCGCAGCGGCCTTTGCGACCTTTTTGCTTGCACGTTTGGTCACTGCTTTCTTTACGGCACTGCCCGACGACGCAGTCGCGCCTTGCGACGGTTTTGCTGCAGCGACCGATGCGCGCTTGGCTGCCGCCTTGCTCGCTTTTTTTGCAGTCTTCTTACTGGCTTTCTTGATCGGCGTTGCGGCGCTGCCGCGTGCTTCCGGCGGGCGGCGCGGCGGCGGTTTGCGACCAGGCGTCAATGCACGCCAGGCATGTCCGCCGTTCATCGCCAGCAAGGCATCGGCGGCCGAGGGGCCGGCGCTGCCGGCGGCGTAATTGGGGAAATCGCTCGGCGGTTGTTTCCAGGCATCCAGGATCGGTTGCACGATGCGCCAGGCGCCTTCCACCATCGCCGCGTCCTGGAACAGGCCGGCTTCGCCCTTCATGCAGTCCTGCAGCAGGCGCTCGTAGCCCACGGCGTATTCCTTGGGAAACCAGTCGCGGTAGCGGAAGTCCATGCGCACCGGCGCCAGCGCGACCTGCGCGCCCGGGCGCTTGACGTCGAACTGCAGCGAAATGCCTTCATCAGGCTGGATATGCAGCACCAGCCAGTCGGGGCCGTAACCGCCCACTTCGGTACTGCGGAACGGCGCCAGCGGCGCCGGCTTGAAGCGGATCGCGATCTCGGTGGTGCGCTCGCGCAGGCGCTTGCCGGTGCGCAAATAGAACGGCACGCCGGCCCACCGCCAGGTGTCGACCTGCAGTTTCATCGCCACATAGGTTTCGGTTTCCGAATCCTCCGGCACCGTGTCTTCTTCGCGATAACCCGGCACCGCGTTGCGGCTCACCGCGCCGGAGGCATATTGCCCACGCACCACGTCTTCGGGCTTGATCGGGCGCACCGCTTCGATCACTTCGGCGCGGCGGCGATGCATCGCTTCGGTGGTGAATGCCGCCGGCGGTTCCATCGCAATCATCGCCAGCAACTGGAACAGATGGTTGGGCACCATGTCGCGCAGGCAACCGGTGGGATCGTAGAACCGTCCACGGCCTTCCACGCCGATGGTTTCGGCGGCGGTGATCTGCACATGGTCGATGCGATCGCGATTCCACACCGGCTCGAACAAGCCGTTGGCGAAGCGGAACGCCAGGATGTTCTGCACGGTTTCCTTGCCGAGGAAATGGTCGATGCGGAACACCTGATTTTCGTGCAGCACCTTGGCGACGGTGGCATTGAGATGCTTGGCGCTGGGCAGATCGTGGCCAAAGGGTTTTTCCACGATCACCCGACGCCAGCCTTCGCCTTCGCGTTGTTTGACCAGCCCGGCTTCGCCCAGATTGAGCAGCACCGGCTCGAAGAAACGCGCCGCCGTTGCGAGATAGAACAGCACATTGCCCTGGGTGCCGTAGCGCTTGTGCAGTTTCTCCAGCACACCATCCAGCGCCTGATATGCACCCAGGTCGGTGAAATCGCCGCGCAGATAATGCATGCGCTCGCGTAGCCAGTCCCAGGTGTCGGTATCGAATTCATCGGTCTGGAATTCGGCATCGCGGCTGCCGAGCAGTTCGGTCATCGACTGCCCCATGTTGGTCCGCCACGCGCGTTCGCTGATGTCGCCGTGGTCCATGCCGACGATGGCGAACGGTTCGCCCAACGCGCCGGCACGACGCAAGTTGTACAACGCCGGCATCACCAAGCGCTTGGTCAGGTCGCCGCGTGCGCCGAACACCACGATGATGCACGGCGGTGTGGTCTCTTGCTCATTCATGGATGTGTTTCCTTTTCGCCCATGCGTCCGTGCAGGCGTAATGCCGCATTGACCAGGGCCACGTGGGAATACCCTTGCGGGAAGTTGCCGAGCATGCGTTTGCTGCGTGGGTCGTACTCTTCGGCGAGCAGACCCACGTCGTTGCACAACCCGAGCAGACGCTCGAGCAGTACGCGTGCCTGCTCGGTTCGCCCGAGCAGCGCATAGTTGTCCACCAGCCAGAAACTGCAGGCCAGGAAAGTGCCCTCGCCAGCCGGCAGGCCATCGGCGCTGTCGTCGGCGCGATAGCGTTCGACCAATCCATCGATGGTCAGGTCGCGCGCGATTGCATCGGCGGTCGCGGCGATACGCGGATCCTCCGGCGGCAAAAAGCCTACGACCGGGATCAGCAGGAGCGAGGCATCCAGACGATCGGAGCCATAGCTCTGCACGAAGTGGCCATCGGGATGCACGCCTTTTTCCAGCACTTCGGCGTGGATCTCATCGGCGATCCGGCCCCAGTGCGCACGCTTTGCGGCGTCGGCATTGGTGATGCCGTCGCGCGCGCCGCAATTGAAAGCCAACCAGGCCATCACCTTGGAATGCACGAAATGACGCCGCTCGTCGCGAATTTCCCAGATGCCTTCATCAGTTTCGCGCCACAGCGTTTCGAGCGTATCCAGAATCTTTTCCAGCAACGAGGCGGACGAGCCAT contains:
- the zwf gene encoding glucose-6-phosphate dehydrogenase, which encodes MNEQETTPPCIIVVFGARGDLTKRLVMPALYNLRRAGALGEPFAIVGMDHGDISERAWRTNMGQSMTELLGSRDAEFQTDEFDTDTWDWLRERMHYLRGDFTDLGAYQALDGVLEKLHKRYGTQGNVLFYLATAARFFEPVLLNLGEAGLVKQREGEGWRRVIVEKPFGHDLPSAKHLNATVAKVLHENQVFRIDHFLGKETVQNILAFRFANGLFEPVWNRDRIDHVQITAAETIGVEGRGRFYDPTGCLRDMVPNHLFQLLAMIAMEPPAAFTTEAMHRRRAEVIEAVRPIKPEDVVRGQYASGAVSRNAVPGYREEDTVPEDSETETYVAMKLQVDTWRWAGVPFYLRTGKRLRERTTEIAIRFKPAPLAPFRSTEVGGYGPDWLVLHIQPDEGISLQFDVKRPGAQVALAPVRMDFRYRDWFPKEYAVGYERLLQDCMKGEAGLFQDAAMVEGAWRIVQPILDAWKQPPSDFPNYAAGSAGPSAADALLAMNGGHAWRALTPGRKPPPRRPPEARGSAATPIKKASKKTAKKASKAAAKRASVAAAKPSQGATASSGSAVKKAVTKRASKKVAKAAAKTVGKAAADKSAVKKSASKTAAHTTRR